In the genome of bacterium, one region contains:
- a CDS encoding endonuclease/exonuclease/phosphatase family protein — protein sequence MRDFFKLRIRPWGFLTAAGFLGLLGSLAGFLGRHAWWLDIGAHFRVQYTMLFAVLAACYLAGKKRRWALAYLLLAAINFIPVAAYRFPTREYDRVKGPSMKVALMNVNTQMGKPDEVARFLQQENPDVVILEEINDDWMRRLAPSLNSYPGRIVQTRDDNFGIGVFARTGILSTQVVYFGTADLPSIVTTMDLGGQPFTLVATHPLPPGGAEYSRLRNEQLDCVAGYVKTNNGPLILLGDLNITPWSPIYGDFIRRSGLENSSRGKAIHPSWPSFSPLFLIPIDHCLHNTGIAIKSERVGRSVGSDHLPVIVEFGLKERSDLLPWHTRIYSDGHALARAIYDQASALAKDRSLESGFAPLLTNTKVIYVDLDGTEITVRDMAFTILNEAHEVGLPEGATRSKLICCCTDRGEILYRAHIPVISDEEFRETISSLKKTTPDTLLDRFGHPDGTVDHVRLWQALGMKGDSRLFEKPPKAEVLTLTPRISILSLIDIWPSNCQFLIFKCSTKGNWKFAGSVDVKDAHYEVPECEYISISNREWVTITHVTEYGTGVFMRGQDWHPLDDVSKIDLSYMSFARFYSEGDHFTAPGMLDEYEVSQIEGDISQGLAEVTVLHTITKKSVDDKNNEAVISQRKVHTRFVWSPKGIRFVLSGTLPDPAIMP from the coding sequence ATGCGTGATTTCTTCAAATTGAGGATCAGGCCTTGGGGGTTCCTGACGGCGGCAGGCTTCCTTGGCCTTCTGGGATCGCTTGCAGGTTTCCTTGGCCGGCACGCCTGGTGGTTGGACATCGGCGCTCATTTCCGTGTCCAATACACCATGCTGTTTGCCGTGCTCGCTGCCTGTTACCTGGCGGGCAAGAAACGGAGATGGGCACTTGCCTACCTTTTGCTGGCGGCCATCAACTTTATCCCCGTGGCGGCCTATCGTTTCCCGACAAGGGAGTACGATAGGGTCAAAGGGCCATCCATGAAGGTAGCCCTGATGAACGTCAACACCCAGATGGGCAAGCCTGACGAGGTGGCCAGGTTCCTGCAACAGGAGAACCCTGATGTGGTCATTCTGGAGGAGATCAACGACGACTGGATGAGACGCCTCGCCCCTTCCTTGAACAGTTATCCTGGCCGGATCGTCCAGACCAGGGATGACAATTTCGGCATCGGTGTGTTCGCCCGGACTGGGATCCTCTCGACTCAGGTGGTCTATTTCGGCACGGCGGATCTCCCATCGATCGTTACCACGATGGACCTTGGAGGACAACCATTCACCCTCGTCGCAACCCATCCCCTGCCTCCCGGAGGGGCTGAATACTCACGGTTGAGGAATGAGCAGCTTGACTGCGTGGCTGGCTATGTCAAAACGAACAACGGCCCCCTGATCCTCCTTGGTGATCTCAACATCACCCCCTGGTCACCCATCTATGGGGATTTTATCAGGAGGAGTGGACTGGAGAACAGTTCCCGGGGAAAGGCCATTCACCCGTCCTGGCCGTCATTCTCGCCCCTGTTCCTCATCCCCATCGACCACTGCCTGCACAACACGGGCATTGCCATCAAGTCGGAGCGGGTCGGCAGGTCCGTCGGTTCCGACCATTTACCGGTGATTGTGGAGTTCGGCCTGAAGGAGAGGAGTGACTTGTTGCCGTGGCACACTCGAATCTATTCAGATGGCCATGCCCTCGCCAGAGCCATTTATGATCAGGCGTCTGCCCTGGCGAAGGATCGGTCGTTGGAGTCCGGTTTCGCTCCCCTGTTGACTAACACGAAAGTGATTTATGTCGACCTGGATGGGACGGAAATTACCGTCCGGGACATGGCGTTCACAATCCTCAATGAAGCACATGAGGTGGGTCTGCCGGAGGGGGCAACGCGATCAAAACTGATCTGTTGCTGCACGGATCGTGGCGAGATCCTTTACAGGGCTCACATCCCCGTGATCTCTGACGAAGAATTCAGGGAGACGATATCCTCCCTGAAGAAAACCACTCCCGATACTCTGTTGGATCGTTTTGGCCACCCCGACGGCACTGTTGACCATGTGCGGTTGTGGCAAGCCCTCGGGATGAAGGGAGACAGCAGGCTGTTTGAGAAACCACCAAAAGCCGAAGTGCTTACCCTCACTCCACGAATTTCGATCCTCTCCTTGATTGACATATGGCCATCCAATTGCCAGTTCCTGATCTTCAAGTGTAGCACAAAGGGAAATTGGAAATTTGCCGGGAGTGTGGATGTGAAGGATGCCCATTATGAGGTGCCGGAGTGTGAGTACATTTCGATCTCGAATCGCGAATGGGTGACTATTACGCATGTCACGGAGTATGGCACAGGCGTCTTCATGAGAGGGCAGGACTGGCATCCATTGGACGATGTCAGCAAGATTGACCTGTCATATATGTCTTTTGCCAGGTTCTACTCTGAAGGTGACCATTTCACTGCCCCAGGGATGCTCGACGAGTATGAGGTATCACAGATTGAAGGGGACATCTCGCAGGGATTGGCGGAAGTGACGGTATTGCATACGATCACCA